The window TCGTCAAATATATGCTTTATTCAcaacaaaagaattgaaaagcatAGTGCTTATAAGCTTTTCTATTCAAAGTTATTCTTTTTGCTTAATCGTTTACTTCAGTATATTTTGATCATGGGTCATATTATTTTGATCATGGGTCATATCCAACCCAACAGACAATATATCACGAACACCAACTATAGGAACTCGAACCTATAAAAACCAAACCCGGTACAAAATCGatcatttaaaaacattataacaTGATTGATAGAGAAGTTTGGATATTTTGTTCAGCTTTCCAAGTGACCCAAAGGGCCATTCAAAAGAACCAATAAAAGAATTGCATGCATGAAAATAGAAACGAGAAATGCAGCTTTTAAAAGCATGAAGAACAGTATAACCCTTTTTAAGAACTTACTTTTTTCCCCATTGGATGAAGAAGataaagatattaaaagttgGTTTTCTTCTAATTCATGATGAAATATATGATAGCAACCCAACCAAATGGATCATTTTAGTGCCTAATCTAACAAAAGCTTAGGCTTTATAATATTTCATCAAAAGTTCGGGAAATGGTGGTGCGAATTCTGAATCATTTGTAGCTCGGTCGTTGTTTGGCATGAGTTCTCCTCGTTCATGCAATTCCTGTTCAACATAGTGCATGTTTCAATCAATAAAACGTACGTACGTGGTTATAAAAAGATGAATGATGTTAATATCATGCTTACTCTCTGGGTCGGGAGACCCACAAAGAACTAAGAGCTCGAAGTCTTTCGTAGTATTCTCCAATCACGACGAAACATCGTGCGGCTTGTCGAATTGTCAGAATTCGACGTACTTGATGAAGCGTTTGTTGTCTCAACATATCAGCCTGTCATACGTAAAAGTTAGGAAGAGGAAGATTTTGAATAATTCGAGGTGAAGAAGGGTGTGACCTGACGGATGAAGCCTTCGAGATTGGAGAGTTGGCCTGCGGCAGCGGCCATATGGTTGATACCGTCAACGACGGCGGTACCGGCGATGGCACGTATGAGAGAATGTTGGAGCTGTTCGAGCCCTTGATACAGAGCATCCTCTGTTTCTTGTGAAGATCTTTGTAAACTACAGATTTCCACAGCTTGTTGATCTGTTAATGTTTCTAATTGTGGAATTAGCATCTGTTTTTtgcaacacaacaaaaaagtaatcattttttgtcactaaaaaccttaaaaaaaacaaacccacaAATGATTTGATGTTTCAGACACCTCTATCAGCTTAGATGGTCGGAATCCGCCGATCCACAGGAAGCAACGCTCCGCCGGAGTCATCCACATTCCGGTAATCAAATGAAACACGTCGGATTTCGCCGCCACACTTTTCAGGTGAAAGATTTCGTCGTAGTGGGAGATGTAATTGTCTACTATTGCTTGGAGGTCACCGTCCGGGAGATACCCATGCAGCGCCGCCCGCAGCTCTGCCATTAGACGGTGGTCGTCGTCTAGCCAACGTGCATACTCCATGTCAAATATTGCAGCTCCtaacaaaatatgaaaagaataactcataaacataataaaaaatttgaagacttttttattaatttaaaacaaatcatTTGAAGAAAGCAAGATTTTAAAGGAACCATTAGCCACATTGTCTTGATTGGTACCAATTTGTCTTGttccaaatataaaaatcCCATTCCCATAAGAAAATGCCCTTCCAACCCACCTATTCcccttttatttatatatatatatatatatatatatataagaatcACCGACCCTCttcagtggtatgatattatccactttgggtataagctctcgtgactttgttttgttagaaaccacgacggcccacaatggtatgatattacctactttaagcataagctcttatgggtttgtttttgttagaaaccacgactctctatcatggtatgatattatccactttgagcataagctctcatggctttgtttttgttagaaaccacgactTTCTATAGTGGTACGATATTAtcaactttgagcataagctctcatggctttgtttttgttagaaaccacgactctcACGATATTATCCACATTGagaataagctctcatggttttgctattgttagaaaccacgattctccataatggtatgatattattcactttaaGCGTAAGCTCTCTCCAAAAGCCTCATGCAATACTTTTGGTTTCCGTGAGAGACCTCCTAACAATAGATatagtattccttatttattaatcCATGAttaaccccttaattagtgGAAGTGGGACTCCTAAGTAACAATCCtctccttgaacaaagtacaccatagagccttcCTTGAGacctatggagctctcgaatagcctctccttaattgaggctcgactctttctctagagccaTCAAACAAGGTACACCTCTTATTTAGTCACTTTCGATTACACATTCGAGTCTCaccaacttctttgttcgacattcgaagattctattgacatgactgagttaaggacatgactctaataccatgttaagaatcacaaCTCAAACACAACATACATGtttagaagaagaaactcaCCGGAGCTGATATTGCCACCCATAACGCCACCACAAGCTCCTAGAAACAATCCCTATTTAACACAAACCATTCCAAAATCACTAACATAATTCAAGATATTGAATTCTTTTAggaaaacaacattaaaacTTCTTCAAACCTGAGAACGTGCTCTATGGAGGTCTTGTTCAAGCTGAGAGAGCTTCATTCTACTGGACTCTAGTTGCTGAATATAAGCCTGTGGGCAACAAAGATGAGAAATTTCCAAGTGGGTATCTTAAATTCTTTCATgggtttctaaatttttcgAAGATAACTTCTGGGTATGAAAAGAAATGGCTCATTGTTCATACCTTCTTCCTCAGACGGCTCTTTCTTGCAGCTTCTCGGTTTTGAGCCAAACGTCTCAGTGTCTAAAGAACAGAGTTTTTCCCCTCAAATTTTAAGaactcaaagaagaaaaagaagctcaaaattgaaatgagtttaaaagaaaaatgaaacctTTGGATCAAGCTGCCTCTCTGATGTTGAACCACCTCCTTTTCTCTgtaaaaagttgaagaacaagCAATATTGTTATGAAAAAATCATACCCATTTTCGCAAAACAATGAAAGATtcaaacaagaacatgaaaatggattgaaaatttgatatcTGACAGAGTTTGTAGGGAAAATGGAAGTTTGATCATGAGAttgttcttgaatttggatgttttcttccattattttatggttttttGAAGAATGAGGAGTTTTTATGGTGATTTTATGATGCCAAATCAATGGTAATAaatattctctctctaaaatcaAACAACCCTCAGAAAATCCGCCAGAATTCAGAGAAACTCTGCCcattttttgattttgattcttgggatcagagaaaaaaaaagatgtatTAATTCAAGTGAGAGAAAACCGAACCTTTCCTTCGACAGGGGATTGATTAGGGTGCGATGATGGTTCTATTCTCAAGGCATCATCTTCAAGCTCtgtttgaagatgatgatgatgatgatgatgaagaactTGGTCAAATCCTTGAGCTGAAGAACAGAGCCTTCTGCTAATCGGCGAATCAGATTCCATTTCCAACTCTGTTTTGCTTGTGAGCGCGTTGTTTATGTTCGCTGAACCTGAATCAGTGCTCTCTGACTTTGAACCTTCTCCCTAACATTCAAATTAATGatcaaaacccaaaaacaGAGGCTTGTTCTTGAAGAAAAGCTGAAAACAGAGTCGATTTTATTGGGAAATGAGAAGGGGTACGTACCATTGTTGGGGTTTGTTGAAACCTTATTGGCCAAGAAGGGAACATTTCAAGAGTAGCAGCAGGCCTCCCTGAAACAAAATCTGCAATGAAATCACACAAAAAGAAGGTATCAGAGaaaatcctctgtttttttatgctctgttttttctctctctctctctctctgaaagGAACCTAATCCAACTTTTGAGCAGTTATGGAGTTAGTACAGAGATGAAACTGAAAAGGGTCAGAAATTTACTCTGTTTGTAGCCTCATGCAATTCAACTCTATTGATCTTTGAAAccatttttcctttaaaaatgGTAGCTTTaacttctctctctaactttctctctcttcagtAAAGTTTCagagattaaaagaaaaagaaaaagaaaaaagaaacatacgTGGCGATTTGTGTTCATCATTTCCGAGCTTAACTCCTTGCAAAACGATGGCTTCTTCAAGCTCTCCAAAATCAAAAGCTGGGTGTTCTTGATTCCttgaaaacaagaacaaaaaagacaCATATGTTGAAAAAACAGAGGagggtttttaaaaaacagaGGAGAGTTTAGAAACTTACAGAAAAGGAGGAGGGGAAGGGTTGTGGTGGATTCCGTAGAGATTTGAGTAAGGGGAAGAGTTAGATAAGGCGGTGGCGTGGAGCGGCGGAGTGGCCATCGGCGGCGGAGGAGATGGTTAGGCCATTGTTGAAGGTTGAATAGAAACAGAGGAGGGTTGAGGAGAGGGAAAGAACTCTGTTTTAATGGAGGAATTGGGAGACTGTATTATTGGTGTGCTTCTCCATGAAGAAATCTCGCTTTATTATTATCAGAATTGTGTGTGTTTGTCTTCCTATCCGTAAGGGGGAAGGAGATTATCGTTGAAACTCATTCCGAGGCGCACAAAAAAGTTTCCCCAGCCGACCTGTTTCAGCCGCTATTCTGCCTCTGCTCCTCCTGCCTTTGACAATAACATNtctctctctctctctctgaaagGAACCTAATCCAACTTTTGAGCAGTTATGGAGTTAGTACAGAGATGAAACTGAAAAGGGTCAGAAATTTACTCTGTTTGTAGCCTCATGCAATTCAACTCTATTGATCTTTGAAACCATTTTTCCTTTNttttttttttttttttttttttttttttttaattaagggTATTCTGgtaaattctttaaaaaattggaaattcgGGTCCGTTTGTAAGTTGACATATTTTGTTATCGGCTCAAAGTTACAATCCAACCTAGGAAAATTCGGGTCTGTAGGTTGCATGCACCTACTCTTAAGATTATTGTaaagattaataatatttgatctTTGTTAATTAAGGGTATTTAtgtaaagttttttaaaaaatcggAAATTCGGGTCGGTCGGTAAGTTGACATATCTTGCTATCGATTCAAAGTTCCAATCCAACCTATGGAAATTCAACCGTTCTTAATGATGTGTAGTTGGGTCAGGTCATAAACTATATTCAGATTGTTTGAGTCACCAATCTCTAGAATTTTGagttagtttaaaaataatttttaacacAATCTGATCCAACTGGTGTACCCCTGtaactcaaatttcaatagACTTAAAAGTACTTCAGAAGATCAGTAACTGGGATCAGTTGCTTCCTCTGATTCTGAATCTATCTCTTAGGTTCGTTGATTATTTCAACCTTTCTTATCCCGTtgcaaaaattttatttaattttagaaaaaaaaattaaaaaacaggGAGCTTACCCATGTCAGTTCAATCTTCTCATGATCCTCATGAATTATTTGCGTCCGcctaaaattattttcgttAGAgatactaatatatatatatatagaatataGTACAGCTCCAGATAGCGAAGAGTTGACATTGAGATGCCAAACCTTTTCGTCGATGTGAGCTCTTGGAAAAGATCAACTTGCTATCTTTAGAATAACTTTTATCCCTTGAGCGACGACCCTTCTACTCGGGACCGTCGGATTACTAAGGTCGACTTTTGTCCCTGCTCGACGGGTGGGTCTTGCAGTCAAGCTCCTTTTAACCTTTGCACTCAAGAGTCAATCTCCGACTGGCCCGAGGAAACCTTTGTACGCTTCCGTTACCTTTTGGAGGgcgtatgtatatatatgtgtgtgtatgtattatataaaatattgtagGAGATGgaagagatgaaattgaaataaaaaaggaaaagaagtaaggacaaaaataataatttgataaaaaaagaaataaacaaaaatgaaaataaataaataataaataaataaataaataaaaaagaattgttgGGACATTTGGAGGAACCCACTAGAATCACTGACTCCAACTCCAACTCCACTTATCTCTCTCATCTAACCGCCTGAGTTGTTTTATTGGACAATTTTGCGGGGaaaaagggcaaaaaagtaaaaagataaatacaatatttaattatctttcaacaaattctttaaaaaaaacaaattagatGAGCCTTTGTGTTGCCTTAGAGAGAGTTTAAGGTTTCTCGAGAACTCATCGATCGTTCAAATCTCGATTACTCGTAAATTTATGGCATGGGATAGTGGTTTATGACGAACGGCGACAGACGACACTCAATTTCAACTAAAACGCGACTatcatcttaaaattttgaagaaattttagTGTTACCTAACCCAATCGAAAGTGATAGCTAGAACGTGAGATAGCGATTTCTTGATCTAGGTGAGTAGGAGAATAATAGTCATGTTggtgaaaattattaaactcAGGTACGAGTTTTGTCAACAAGTTAAATCATGCTTTCGATTCTTACAAACATTATcttataaaaagtaaatgtAAAACcatgtaaattttatttttttacgaTATTATCCTCTCTGGACTTTGACTTCAGGGTTTtcagggagaagtttccatacctttataaCGAATGCACATTGATCagtgtttgactctaataccatttgtaacaactcaaactcaccgttaacagatattgtcttctttgagctttcccttcaaagGCTTACTCTCGATGTTTCAAAACACGTCAAACAtgtaaattttatgtttttacaATATTATCCTCTCTCGACTTTTATTTCAGGGTTTTCatggagaagtttccacacctttataaggaatgcacactgctcggtgtctaactctaataccatttgtaacaactcaaactcaccgttaacagatattgtcttctttgagctttctcttcaAAGGCTTACTCTCGATGTTTCAAAACACGTCAAAcatgtaaattttatttttttacaatattatCCTCTCTCGACTTTTATTTCAGGGTTTTCatggagaagtttccacacctttataaggaatgcacactgctcggtgtctaactctaataccatttgtaacaactcaaactcaccgctaacaggtattgtcttctttgatttttccctTCAAAGGTTTACTCTCGAGGTTTCAAAACACGTCGGTTAGAGAAAGAATTTTACATcgttataagaaatgtttcattcttttctctaATCGACGTGAGATCTGACAACCacagaaacaaagaaatgaaaattatattggACGAAAAAAGATCAAATTCGGTCGCATCAgataaaaatgagagaaaatttGACATTCTCGATCTGAAAATCAAAGGAATTTAATAGTGACGTGAGACGACAAAGGTTTAAAGAAGGATGAGCTTTGGAGAAAGATAGTGTTGGCCTTTAGGGCAAAGGTATgacctttttttaatatcataaaaGAAAGTCATTGCTTCCAATGACAGCCTTTGGCTTGGTCTATTGGGGATGGAAAGGGATGCAAAAAGAGAAGATTATGAGAggacctaaaaataaataaataaattaataaataaataaataaagcaatttcttttttcaataagatggtaacaattttttttttaccaaaataaccctagtttaattattaaattatgatatttataaggaaaaattaaaggtgttttataattctaaatgttaataaataatttacttttattttaatttcaaagtcaacatttaaaataaattttaaatggtgggtggtttataataataaaagataatgCTACAATTATTGAgaataatttgatataataaacaaaaatattagttaattaattatttgtattcatctttcttacaaaattatataaattattaaccaaatttaaaataataataataataataactattttttaatttacaaaacttgacttccattttaaaaacattcttgaaaaagtaaataaataaccatttttaaaaactaaaaactcaaaatgattatcaaatatattattgtttcaaaaaatattatttagtcACGGAGTTGGGTCAGAaaagacattatgatggatttagaaggatctcatgcatattgtatgttcataagcatagggttACTTCCCTTAGATGAGTGCGAACACGCatagtatgatgatgagtgtgaaTGTGCACAGTGTGATGATGAGGGTGCTCATTAGAcacatgacactatggggttccgctgacctccagACGTTGCTACAAAGTAGCTTGACTAGAGGGTTTAGGGAGTGTTCGAGCACCCtagggattcacactcgcacgtatgagtcgtgtgtagggaaagTACAACatatccaatttgtccgagactgaaGGTCACCCTTATAATGTTAGAGATAAGTCTCTCTAAATCATGATTGTGTGTGATTGCATTAACATAGACCCTTATAATGGAGTCACTTACTATCGAAATACTCACGTCatgtgccatattgttttttaggtaaaggcaaggtgTCCATATACGATTGACGACAACATCGAAATTTGGAGACTgtgacacgtgcatagggtagttgcatatttaatttcctagtcttaagttagtaTAGGACGTCTgcatttcattatttaaattatttaatcgaCAATGTTTTTTTAGCAGTTGGATATGTTCTAAGTTTTAAATCTTCCGCTATTTATGATGAACATTTAAGAGTTATACTCCGCATTTAAGATGAGCATGGGACGTTAATAGCGACTCTAAATAcatagaaatttagggtcgttacactatTTATGCAATCATTTACGAGTCCAAAatctactaaaaaaaaacaataaaataaaaataacttttctatttggggatttataaatttcaatagcaaataacaattaaagagaaagagaaatataaattaaaaaatggtagaaaaatacaaattcaaCAAGAATTAGTTAGAATAAAAAGACATAAATAAAggcaataaaaataaataatacccCCACTtggataattaaaattatttatttattattattattagttttgttGATGGGTCAACATCCATACCTTCTCATTAGCTTATAATTATGCCCATTAAGATTCTCTTTCtattaatagaaaattggtatttatttttaataaatttgaataaattcttcaattcatttaattttttggtcACCTAATTCCCCAACTATGAACATCAACCCCTTGCCTTTTGTTCCTTAATTCCCTTACATTCTTTGCTTCTCATAATCATTAGTGCGAGGAATTAGGGAAAGCCTCACTCATTGCTCATTATCATACTTCAAGGCCCTACaagttttaaataaagaagatgCAAGATTAGAGGTAAGGATGTAGTCGGGAGTGTTAAAGATAAGCTCAAATGGAGACGGGCA is drawn from Cucurbita pepo subsp. pepo cultivar mu-cu-16 chromosome LG09, ASM280686v2, whole genome shotgun sequence and contains these coding sequences:
- the LOC111802077 gene encoding transcription factor TGA9-like isoform X1, giving the protein MATPPLHATALSNSSPYSNLYGIHHNPSPPPFLNQEHPAFDFGELEEAIVLQGVKLGNDEHKSPHFVSGRPAATLEMFPSWPIRFQQTPTMGEGSKSESTDSGSANINNALTSKTELEMESDSPISRRLCSSAQGFDQVLHHHHHHHLQTELEDDALRIEPSSHPNQSPVEGKRKGGGSTSERQLDPKTLRRLAQNREAARKSRLRKKAYIQQLESSRMKLSQLEQDLHRARSQGLFLGACGGVMGGNISSGAAIFDMEYARWLDDDHRLMAELRAALHGYLPDGDLQAIVDNYISHYDEIFHLKSVAAKSDVFHLITGMWMTPAERCFLWIGGFRPSKLIEMLIPQLETLTDQQAVEICSLQRSSQETEDALYQGLEQLQHSLIRAIAGTAVVDGINHMAAAAGQLSNLEGFIRQADMLRQQTLHQVRRILTIRQAARCFVVIGEYYERLRALSSLWVSRPRENCMNEENSCQTTTELQMIQNSHHHFPNF
- the LOC111802077 gene encoding transcription factor TGA9-like isoform X2: MFPSWPIRFQQTPTMGEGSKSESTDSGSANINNALTSKTELEMESDSPISRRLCSSAQGFDQVLHHHHHHHLQTELEDDALRIEPSSHPNQSPVEGKRKGGGSTSERQLDPKTLRRLAQNREAARKSRLRKKAYIQQLESSRMKLSQLEQDLHRARSQGLFLGACGGVMGGNISSGAAIFDMEYARWLDDDHRLMAELRAALHGYLPDGDLQAIVDNYISHYDEIFHLKSVAAKSDVFHLITGMWMTPAERCFLWIGGFRPSKLIEMLIPQLETLTDQQAVEICSLQRSSQETEDALYQGLEQLQHSLIRAIAGTAVVDGINHMAAAAGQLSNLEGFIRQADMLRQQTLHQVRRILTIRQAARCFVVIGEYYERLRALSSLWVSRPRENCMNEENSCQTTTELQMIQNSHHHFPNF